The Glycine soja cultivar W05 chromosome 4, ASM419377v2, whole genome shotgun sequence genomic sequence TCTAGTTCTTTGATGTCATGTTTATGTAAGTCAATCATGTGTAGGAGAGTATGAAACACTCCATTTAGGTACGGTATTGGATTACTCATTTTAACGTAGGAAATAAATAGCAAAAGTCAAGCCTTAATGTtaatagaaaacaaagaaaaatcaaGAATGGTTAGTAACATTGGTGTTGGATTCGTGGTAGTTGATTATATGCAGTTTGGTGGGCATCTAGCGAAGTTCAAAACCGGAGTCACACTAAGATGGTAGGGTCCTCAGAATTTTCACTGAGGAATACAACACAAGTAGATGCATGCAGCAAAGATGGTAGGGACCTCAGAAGGAAAGGACTACTAGATAAACGTCAGAAATCTAAAATCACCGACCATCTTGGATTCCACCTCCTGCGTCCTGCCAAAATGGTTCAGTGATTTCAAACTCCTCAATCAGGGCGTGGGATCTTCCTCCGGTCTAACGGCTTATATAGATTTAATGGCACATGAATGCCCGTGCCATCATCACCCCCACATAATAATTCCCATGTTCACCTTTCAACCTGTCCCGAATTCAACGGGTATCTACCAACGTAATTAACATCTACCCCGCCCCCAACAGCCAATGGCCAAAGTCCAAATctgaagtaaaaataaaaacaccgtTGTCATCTTCTGGTGTTAGAAAGAAAAACACTTCATTAAGAAACAAGAAATAGCAGCACCGGTCCGCATAGGACCCAAAACAAGAAAGGTGCTATAAAACAGCTCGCTACACGACAGAAACCAGACACTCCAACATAGACCCATGCTTTGTTTAACTAATTCCCCATCAAATCCAATCTTAAAATAATCCATTGATccacaaatattatattaacacAAAAGAATTCCTATTCCTACGTAGTTACGAGCTAGTCAGCAAGATTCTCGGTACTGGTTGAAAAGCTTAACCtcaatcaaatccaaaaatGCAATCACATGCAAAAGAGAATTTCAAAAACTTTCCACGCACCATTATTTTGTTCCTATCAATGAAACACGGTCACTTAAAAATACAAATGTGAAAACAAACCCcactttaataataaattttaaaatcagtaAAAGGAGTCGTCGGTAACTGAGTGAGTTTGAGAAGGGTACCGTGTATGAGGGAGAAGAGGCTGCCATTGGGCTGAAAGTCGTAGATTATGAGCCTCTCGTGCTTGGCCTGGAAATAAGCCCTAAGAGGAACCAAATTGGGGTGTCGAAGGCCACCAACGGATTCCATGTGTCGCTCGAACACTTCCTTAGTTGCATGCGAAGCCATTTTCCCCGCATCAAGGCGCTTCACCGTCACCATCAGACGGCTATCAAGAACCGCCTTATAAGTGGTTCCCAAACACCCTCTCCCTAAAAGTTCAGCTGAACCCTTCATGAGCTGGTCCAGCGTATACACCTGCGCCTCACCCGCACAGAATACTAAACTCCCACTCTTCGCCACCTCCGCTCTCTTTACTTTCTCCTCCAGCTCCCTCTCCATCTCCATCCGCATCACCGCCGCAGCCTCCGCCGTCGCCGCCTCATCCGCCGCCATAATCCCCGACCTCCCGTCCTTCTTGCTCCGGCTCCTCTGCTTCCTCACCGCCGCCGCGAAGCACACCAGCGAGCAAACCAGAACGAATATTCCGGCCGAGAAGCCAATAATCAGCGCCCTCCGGTCGTGGCGCTTCTTCTCGTACGGCTGCCGGATTATGCCGTTGACGCCGTGCACCTGCGCGCTCTGGCCGAGCGCCGCCGTGGGCGGCGCCGCGGGTCCGAAGAAAGGCTGTGCGGGACGGCATTGCACGCGGATGATTTCGCCGCAGAGGCTAGGGTTGAAGGCGAAGGAGGAAGGCGGAAAACGGAACAGGGTCGGAGTCACTGGAACCGCGCCGGAGAGGTTGTTGCCGGAGACTTCGAAGACTTTTAGGGAGGACTGGTTAAACGGAGGGATTGAACCGTTAAAAGAGTTGAAGCTTAAACGGAGGCTGTGGAGGCGGTCTAGGGAGGTGAACGCGGCGGAGATAGGTCCGGAGAAGTTGTTGTGGGAGAAATCCAAGTTTCGGAGACGGTGGAGAGAGAAGAGTGAGGGAGGGAGAGAACCGGTGAAGTAGTTGTTATCGAGGAAGAGGCTTTTGAGATTGAAGAGACCGGTGAGGTCAGGTAAGGGTCCGGTGAGTGAGTTGTTCTGCAAGCTGAGGACGCGGAGCTGGTCGAGACGCGAGAGTGTGTTGGGAGCCCACGCGCCTCCGAGATCTAAGTTTTGGAGAACGAGACGGACCACTTTGGGGCCGTTGCATTCCACGCCTTGCCACGCGCAGAAGCGGAGGCCGCGCGTGAGGGGGGAGAAGTGAAGGTGGTCGTTGACGTCGGCTTTTAGTTTGAAGGCGAGGAGAGCGGTTGCGTCGGTGAAAACTAAGGTGGGGAGTTTGGAGCAGTGGGCGTTTGAGGACGCAAGCAGCAGTAGTAGCAAGAGTAATAAGTGCGGATGAATCGGCATTGTTGGAGATCAAGTGATTTTCCTCTCTTGGGATGCCAATGCCATTTCATACAAGAGGAGGAGCAGCTGTCTGAGCGTATAGGTCAGAAATCACGTGAAAACAACAAAACCCTGCCCTTAATCTATGTCATGTCATCATATGTTGTCTAATTTACAAACACCCAAAAAAGTAAGACAAGTTTCAAAATCACCTTCTTtagtaaaaatgaatttaaatacaaTGGTATTAAACTATTGTTATTTGAAGTGGAATaagaaataagattattttattttattcaattaatttggAATATGAGACTCAGGCTTACTACAAAACTATTTTTGAcctttaattcttaaattaaatgctttttaactatatttttaaaaatgtttgtttttacCATTTGGTCAACTTTTACGGTATCAATTTTCTGGCAATTTGCTTTTTTTCTTAAGTGATAGtttatttaagttaaattaatgtttgaatgaaattcatttaataaattttattttaaatcgaTAGGATAAGTTTATTAGAAATgtacatatttaaattaattctaatGAATATCTTAAATTAACTTGAGTTTAGGGCGATGAAATTTATAGTGAAACCAAAAGGGGCACTTGACTTCTGAATATGTACCGATACCCGTGAGGCCCCGTTACCCGTGACCACCGTGAATTGCTTTTCAGTAGTTTTTTGCCATATATAGCTACTACGTCTAATTGCTCGGGTCCTGTATAAAAATAGATTCAGACTGAATGTAGATGGTAGTTGCCACACCCAATATTATCCGAGGAaattaaaccaaataataaGGGACATTCATCTGATGCCTGGATACTGGATATTATTCATGTTGAATTGCtaaatttttgttcttttcaatattAAAAGTAGATTAACAAGGGTTGCATACTGGCATggcattgtaaaaaaaaaaatatataaatcattcaatcataatccaccatatataaaaagtttatttatttttaaaataattacttaaaaataattgtttatgattaaataataatatatataaaactattcATCAACATTAAACTCTTAAAAGTATCGTATATTTAAGATAAAGAAgtggaatttatttatttttcgaatTATGGTAGAACCAGGCACATTGAAAAGCAGttccatttgaaaaaaaatctaatactaAGAAAGGGTAAGGTATAATGGGATCATGCAGAGCCTCCTTCCAAATTGTAACAGTTATTTATTGTGGAGGGGTTGAAGTTGGTGAGGAGATGGTTGCAAGGGATGAGGGCATATTACACTTGACGAAGATGAGGGggtttattattaatttggaCTCAATATGTATGATGATAGTCATGAGCAAATTTGAATGTGAAGATCAGAGAGAGGAGGTAATGAAAAGGTCCCCGCCTCTTTAACTCTGTTTATTTTTGTGGGCCAAAAACATGTGTGATGCATATAATTCAACTGTGTTGATTCATGTTTTTGCTTCTTTGCCCATTGCTCTTTTATTTTGCCCTTCCACTTGCAAtatatgtttgtgtttgttgACTTACTTTTTCAGGGGTCAACAGGTTTATTTCGCTGCAAAATTGACTTTACTGTTGTCACGTTTTGTTTGTAAAAGTTCTCTACAGCTTCTCCCATATATGTGTCCAAGATCTGAGCATCTTTCTTTCTCCAacatctctttcttcttctttagctttatttattttttaatttgtaaaaattaaagataatgtcaaaatatttgtaataatttatatattttacccAACCAACTAAGTTAAATCTCTTATTCTTTTAGCTTTCCCTTGATGACATTAACTTCATGCAAAATAAttgttactttttattttatttttaatattgagcTCAAATTAAACTCATTCACTAAGCAAAATGCTGAAAATATGGAAACCAATATATTCGATTCCTTGTTTTTTTATCATCCTCctttatgttaaaatatttatttttgaacgagtacattttttaaattattctcaTTCTCGTTAACTCTCATTAAGTAATATGATTtctcataaatattataaaagtaatCATAAAATTTTCATCCACACTGGTCTGGGTTCATGCGGCTCATTCTTCTCCTCTGGTCCCATGTTCACTGTTAGGCCCATACCATCACTTGGGCCAACAGACATCTCTGGTTCAGACATAATTAATACCCTAACTCGTATCACAAGCTTATTGACAAAAGCCATCCCTTAAAAGACAGTTACGATGCCTTCTACAACGATTCCAAAATCTTAATACAAGAGAATTAGATTAAATTctatatgtaataaaaaaatcatgaaataataactttttttatgaaaaaaacattttttacttATACAAAATATCGCCGGgaaaagatcaaaattaaatattcaatagttatattaagaatt encodes the following:
- the LOC114408728 gene encoding probable inactive receptor kinase At5g67200, which gives rise to MPIHPHLLLLLLLLLASSNAHCSKLPTLVFTDATALLAFKLKADVNDHLHFSPLTRGLRFCAWQGVECNGPKVVRLVLQNLDLGGAWAPNTLSRLDQLRVLSLQNNSLTGPLPDLTGLFNLKSLFLDNNYFTGSLPPSLFSLHRLRNLDFSHNNFSGPISAAFTSLDRLHSLRLSFNSFNGSIPPFNQSSLKVFEVSGNNLSGAVPVTPTLFRFPPSSFAFNPSLCGEIIRVQCRPAQPFFGPAAPPTAALGQSAQVHGVNGIIRQPYEKKRHDRRALIIGFSAGIFVLVCSLVCFAAAVRKQRSRSKKDGRSGIMAADEAATAEAAAVMRMEMERELEEKVKRAEVAKSGSLVFCAGEAQVYTLDQLMKGSAELLGRGCLGTTYKAVLDSRLMVTVKRLDAGKMASHATKEVFERHMESVGGLRHPNLVPLRAYFQAKHERLIIYDFQPNGSLFSLIHGSRSSRARPLHWTSCLKIAEDVAQGLAFIHQAWRLVHGNLKSSNVLLGPDFEACITDYCLSVLTHPSIFDEDGDSAAYRAPETRNPNHHPTHKSDVYAYGILLLELLTGKFPSELPFMVPGDMSSWVRSIRDDNGSEDNQMDMLLQVATTCSLTSPEQRPTMWQVLKMLQEIKEIVLLEDSSELDIRSSNAMP